Proteins encoded together in one Candidatus Sulfotelmatobacter sp. window:
- a CDS encoding RHS repeat-associated core domain-containing protein, with product MTIINFVDDTTLGVPFFYETQRQIYQGSATGTPLATITTCYNGNYAACSGVTSSVLPIKQTDVYTQLGSGQNRLSEVQYNTTGLDDKEYDYGVALGAAPSASLLVRETATSYGSYSGSTCTPLSNGMTVPCQVLVYDWSSGSQVKLKSTSYTYDQGTPTQTTGTPQHTSISGARGNLTTLATQANASTTLYQTYTYFDTGNLQTVSQLGTTSTGLAAMYTYNYPNSTSTCGNAFPTSVTEPLSLSRSYSWNCIGGVMLTAGDENGKTVTSDYTTDASFWRPDWTQDQLLNTTNFTYAGQTTTESALTFNSQNSVSDLRTTVEGFGRPSLSQRGQTPSLAEYDSTETDYNIMGQASRLTMPFQAAAGATNSTAPSTTTTYDALGRPLTVTDGGGGTITYQYIQNDMLQTLGPAPTNEHTKVKQFEYDGLGRLASVCEVTPGTSPWLGGTCGQSNSKTGYWTKYTYDALGNLLAVTQNAQSTSNQQTRTYTYDMLSRLKTESNPESSTTTYSYDTYSGVTTSPGDLLAAVKNNGDGSYFYYDALHRVTDVGWSGPDAYYCKRFRYDNTNGVLGSKPTGVTVTNTLARLAEAETDNCTGYGTAAGVITDEWYGYDADGHLTDVYESTPHSAGYYHSQASYWANGAVNALIALTASSTAIFPTIYYGASNGAGLDGEGRFTKVNAASGTNPVTGVTYVASGTSEPIGALTKVTLGTADNDNFTFDPNTGRLETYSFAVNGVNDKGTLTWNADGTLQKLVIADSLSSTTDSQTCNFLYDDLGRVGLEPGLTGPPTNYADNCSTPWQQNFTYDPFGNITKAGSGAFSPTYSTATNQYTAIPGVSAPYYDGNGNLIKDNLNTYTWDVFGNPARINTTNLIYDANGLMVEQQNGSANTQILYGPAGKTAIMNGQTLVKAFVNLPGGGMAIYNSSSGSPAYYRHADWLGSARLTSTAARGVYSDLAYAPFGEQYTTTGTADPSFTGQNADTVSTLYDFPFREHSPTQGRWISPDPAGMAAVNPMNPQTWNRYAYVMDDPLLFFDPLGLCGEPGYGYYSGGVLVIVTFASCPNPDANPGYSPCPGQGYAIVGGYLICGPPANLSFLTSQAQLALGATNNNGVTATISAGPPDYKKNYCSDQANQAALEALLPGITHGNYAPTIRHVSMDVGAHLALDAMAGSTAIKYAIRSNTDIAMSTSSKIFGGVAGLLMLYSGYDALKAAQEETKACME from the coding sequence GTGACGATAATCAATTTTGTCGACGACACTACCCTTGGAGTTCCGTTCTTTTACGAGACGCAGCGGCAGATATACCAGGGAAGCGCCACCGGAACGCCCCTTGCCACGATTACTACCTGCTACAACGGAAATTATGCGGCGTGTTCGGGCGTCACGTCGTCAGTGTTGCCAATCAAACAAACAGACGTTTATACACAACTCGGGAGCGGCCAGAATCGTTTATCAGAGGTCCAGTACAATACCACGGGGCTTGACGACAAGGAATACGACTACGGCGTCGCACTGGGCGCGGCACCGTCGGCAAGTTTACTTGTCCGCGAAACAGCTACTTCTTATGGAAGCTACAGCGGCTCAACCTGCACGCCTCTCAGCAACGGGATGACGGTGCCGTGTCAGGTGCTTGTCTACGACTGGAGCAGCGGCAGTCAGGTCAAGCTGAAGTCCACCTCGTACACGTACGATCAGGGAACGCCTACTCAAACCACGGGCACCCCGCAACATACGTCCATTTCGGGCGCGCGGGGTAATCTGACAACCCTTGCTACTCAGGCCAACGCGAGCACCACGCTTTACCAAACTTACACATACTTCGACACTGGAAACCTGCAGACGGTGAGTCAACTCGGAACGACCAGCACGGGCCTTGCCGCCATGTATACGTACAATTATCCCAATTCCACTTCAACGTGCGGGAACGCATTTCCGACGAGTGTGACAGAGCCACTAAGTCTTTCACGTTCGTATAGCTGGAATTGCATCGGCGGAGTGATGCTCACGGCTGGCGACGAAAATGGCAAGACGGTAACGAGCGACTACACTACCGACGCCAGTTTCTGGCGTCCGGACTGGACTCAAGACCAACTATTGAATACTACAAACTTCACTTACGCCGGCCAAACCACGACGGAAAGTGCCCTCACTTTCAACAGCCAAAATTCCGTGTCCGATCTTCGAACTACGGTCGAAGGATTTGGACGACCCAGCCTAAGCCAGCGGGGGCAGACTCCAAGTTTGGCCGAATATGACTCGACCGAAACTGACTACAACATCATGGGTCAGGCTTCACGATTAACGATGCCGTTTCAGGCAGCGGCTGGCGCAACCAACTCGACGGCTCCCAGCACTACAACCACGTATGACGCGCTTGGCAGGCCCTTGACGGTCACTGACGGCGGCGGCGGAACCATTACGTATCAATACATTCAGAACGACATGCTTCAGACTCTCGGCCCCGCTCCCACCAATGAGCACACGAAGGTAAAGCAGTTCGAATATGACGGATTGGGACGGCTCGCTTCCGTGTGCGAAGTGACTCCGGGAACCAGCCCCTGGCTGGGTGGCACTTGCGGCCAATCAAATTCGAAGACCGGATATTGGACCAAGTACACTTACGATGCTCTTGGGAATCTGCTTGCCGTCACGCAGAACGCACAGTCAACATCAAACCAGCAAACCCGCACCTATACGTACGATATGCTGAGCCGTCTGAAAACTGAAAGCAACCCGGAATCTTCCACAACGACATATTCTTACGATACGTATTCAGGGGTAACGACTTCGCCCGGGGACCTTCTTGCTGCGGTCAAGAACAATGGAGATGGGTCCTATTTCTATTACGACGCCTTACATCGCGTGACGGATGTTGGTTGGAGTGGCCCTGACGCGTACTACTGCAAGCGTTTCCGCTATGACAACACGAACGGAGTCCTCGGTTCAAAACCCACGGGCGTAACTGTCACCAATACACTCGCGCGTTTGGCGGAGGCGGAAACGGACAATTGTACAGGTTACGGAACTGCCGCCGGAGTTATTACCGATGAGTGGTACGGCTACGACGCCGATGGCCATCTCACGGATGTCTACGAATCTACCCCTCACTCCGCGGGCTACTACCACTCGCAGGCTTCCTATTGGGCGAACGGAGCCGTTAATGCGCTGATAGCCCTCACCGCGAGTTCGACCGCAATATTCCCGACGATCTACTACGGTGCCAGCAATGGAGCCGGGTTGGATGGCGAAGGCCGCTTCACGAAAGTCAACGCCGCTTCTGGAACGAACCCGGTCACCGGAGTCACCTACGTCGCCAGTGGGACAAGTGAACCAATCGGAGCCCTGACCAAGGTCACGCTCGGCACTGCTGATAACGACAACTTCACGTTCGACCCCAATACCGGACGCTTAGAGACCTATAGCTTTGCGGTGAACGGGGTGAACGACAAAGGTACGCTCACCTGGAATGCAGACGGAACGCTACAGAAGCTGGTGATCGCCGACAGCCTTTCGAGCACTACCGATAGCCAGACTTGCAATTTCCTTTATGACGACTTGGGCAGGGTCGGTCTTGAACCGGGCCTCACTGGTCCTCCGACGAACTACGCCGACAACTGCTCGACCCCGTGGCAACAAAACTTCACCTATGATCCGTTCGGCAATATCACGAAAGCGGGTTCCGGGGCCTTTAGCCCGACCTACTCGACCGCAACCAACCAGTACACGGCGATTCCGGGCGTTAGCGCGCCATACTACGATGGTAACGGCAATCTGATAAAAGACAATTTGAACACCTACACTTGGGACGTTTTCGGGAATCCTGCCAGGATCAATACCACGAATTTGATTTATGATGCCAATGGCCTCATGGTGGAACAGCAGAATGGATCGGCCAATACTCAGATTCTGTATGGTCCAGCAGGCAAGACGGCCATTATGAACGGTCAAACGTTGGTGAAGGCGTTCGTCAATCTTCCGGGCGGCGGCATGGCTATTTATAATTCGTCCAGTGGCAGCCCTGCATATTACCGCCATGCGGACTGGCTCGGTAGTGCGCGGCTGACTAGCACGGCGGCGCGAGGAGTCTACTCCGACCTAGCGTATGCTCCGTTCGGCGAGCAGTATACGACCACGGGCACTGCCGATCCTTCATTCACGGGCCAGAATGCCGACACGGTGAGTACCCTTTACGACTTCCCATTCCGCGAACACAGCCCAACGCAGGGGCGTTGGATTTCTCCTGACCCTGCGGGCATGGCAGCGGTGAACCCAATGAATCCGCAGACGTGGAACAGATATGCGTACGTGATGGACGATCCTTTGCTCTTTTTTGACCCGCTGGGGCTTTGCGGCGAGCCGGGCTATGGTTACTACAGCGGTGGAGTTCTTGTAATCGTAACCTTTGCATCTTGTCCAAATCCAGACGCCAATCCAGGCTATAGCCCGTGTCCAGGGCAAGGTTACGCAATAGTGGGTGGTTATCTCATCTGCGGACCACCAGCGAATTTGTCTTTCCTGACATCGCAGGCCCAGCTCGCGCTAGGCGCCACAAACAACAATGGAGTCACTGCGACAATCAGTGCGGGGCCCCCGGACTATAAGAAGAACTATTGTTCGGATCAAGCAAACCAGGCGGCCCTGGAGGCACTTCTTCCAGGTATTACTCACGGAAATTACGCGCCCACAATTAGACACGTTTCCATGGACGTCGGAGCGCATTTAGCGTTAGATGCAATGGCTGGCAGCACCGCGATCAAGTATGCCATTCGGTCCAACACTGATATTGCGATGTCCACTAGCTCCAAGATATTCGGAGGCGTAGCTGGACTCTTGATGTTATACAGTGGCTACGATGCTTTGAAGGCTGCCCAAGAGGAAACCAAAGCGTGCATGGAGTAG